Proteins from a genomic interval of Desulfovulcanus ferrireducens:
- a CDS encoding ATP-binding response regulator: protein MNFNPKESLKVKIFLPFLVLIFLGLVYNFIFVYSYKKILNIYVEQSLENDIKYVNEVLRTELISFEEKVEQLTKDNVLKVVLKLDLPGYGKNYFKGLTANTKILGLVIYDINGKERFSTLNREFYLELNKNESIRFVNVKNKILALVTKAVVFDNNIVGYLVAYTHFPRISRIEKLSRSREHGLAFGLDNEVILCSSWIREYINSINLENSNKVSRYSFDIFYFLEKENKNYAFQKFNFKYKGAHLVGLILQEIKKIRIPLNRLLEIFIMGSLFLIVLLIFSLRSLQKKLFKPIAQLSKISQEIKEGKNIDWYHIDNIYSSHDEIHILYFNFKQMVKSLNEAIDRAEKANKMKDVFLANVSHEIRSPINAVMGVAQLLERSELSLEQKKYVRMIKNASQDLLRIINDILDVAKMEAEGLDIKVENNNLHQLINELAEIYHHQAENKGLRFITDIEPAIPQWMLFDETRLKQVLMNLLSNAIKFTSKGEVKLSVSVKDKKVGANNEVLVRFSVQDTGVGIPEDKINDIFSPFVQANQGLNREHGGTGLGLTIANELVKRMGGNGLSCLSKEGKGSTFWFVLPMQLGKREKDWTETRKIEGAGFSKMRVLVADDSQENLEVMEDVLNILGVQEVLCVSNGQDVLDLIEQDEKRFDVLILDLEMPGVDGLTCARKLRQKGINIPMIAMTGHAFESYKKKCFESGIDYFLTKPFKIEELQGILAKIVAGKTQKDSDT from the coding sequence ATGAATTTCAATCCTAAAGAATCATTAAAGGTAAAAATTTTTTTACCTTTTTTAGTGTTAATTTTTTTAGGTTTAGTCTATAATTTTATTTTTGTATATAGTTATAAGAAAATATTAAATATATACGTTGAGCAGAGTTTAGAGAATGATATAAAATATGTTAATGAAGTGTTGCGGACAGAACTGATTTCTTTTGAAGAGAAAGTAGAGCAGTTAACTAAAGACAATGTCCTAAAAGTTGTTTTGAAATTGGATTTACCTGGTTATGGCAAAAATTATTTTAAAGGTTTGACCGCTAACACTAAAATTTTGGGGTTAGTTATATATGATATAAACGGAAAAGAAAGATTTTCTACTTTAAATAGGGAATTTTATCTAGAGCTAAATAAAAATGAGTCAATAAGATTTGTCAACGTTAAAAATAAGATCCTAGCTTTGGTTACCAAAGCAGTAGTTTTCGATAACAACATTGTTGGTTATTTAGTTGCCTATACTCATTTTCCAAGAATAAGTAGAATTGAAAAATTATCTAGAAGCAGAGAGCATGGCCTTGCTTTTGGTTTAGATAACGAGGTAATATTATGTTCGAGCTGGATAAGAGAATATATCAATTCAATCAATTTAGAAAATAGTAATAAAGTGTCTAGGTATTCTTTCGATATTTTTTATTTTTTAGAAAAGGAAAATAAGAATTATGCTTTTCAAAAATTTAATTTTAAATATAAAGGAGCTCATTTAGTAGGATTAATTCTGCAGGAAATTAAGAAGATTAGAATCCCATTAAATAGATTATTAGAAATTTTTATTATGGGTTCATTGTTTTTAATTGTTTTGTTAATTTTTAGTCTTAGATCTCTGCAGAAAAAATTGTTTAAACCAATTGCTCAACTTTCCAAAATATCGCAGGAAATTAAAGAAGGTAAAAATATTGATTGGTATCATATAGACAATATTTATTCTTCACATGATGAGATTCATATTTTATATTTTAATTTTAAACAAATGGTGAAGAGTTTAAACGAGGCTATAGACAGGGCAGAGAAGGCTAACAAGATGAAGGATGTTTTTTTGGCAAATGTTAGCCATGAGATTCGTTCTCCAATTAATGCTGTTATGGGAGTAGCTCAGTTATTAGAAAGATCTGAATTAAGTTTGGAACAGAAAAAATACGTACGCATGATAAAAAATGCATCACAAGATTTGCTGAGGATTATCAATGATATTTTAGATGTCGCCAAAATGGAAGCTGAAGGTTTAGATATTAAAGTTGAAAATAATAATCTACATCAGTTAATCAATGAACTGGCCGAGATTTATCATCATCAAGCTGAAAATAAGGGGTTAAGATTTATAACAGATATAGAACCTGCCATACCTCAGTGGATGCTTTTCGACGAGACGCGTTTGAAACAAGTTTTGATGAATCTTTTATCAAATGCCATAAAATTTACCTCCAAAGGAGAAGTCAAACTCTCAGTTTCAGTTAAGGACAAAAAGGTTGGGGCTAATAACGAGGTTCTTGTTCGATTTTCCGTTCAGGATACGGGAGTGGGAATCCCCGAGGATAAGATCAATGATATTTTTTCTCCTTTTGTCCAGGCCAATCAAGGTTTAAACCGTGAACATGGTGGAACTGGTCTGGGCCTGACCATTGCCAATGAGTTGGTCAAAAGAATGGGTGGTAATGGTTTGAGTTGTTTGAGCAAAGAGGGGAAAGGGAGTACTTTTTGGTTTGTTTTGCCTATGCAACTAGGTAAAAGAGAAAAGGATTGGACCGAGACCCGGAAAATTGAAGGAGCAGGATTCAGCAAAATGCGTGTTTTAGTGGCTGATGATAGTCAAGAGAATTTGGAAGTAATGGAAGACGTTTTAAATATTTTAGGAGTACAGGAAGTACTATGTGTAAGCAACGGACAAGACGTTTTGGATCTGATTGAGCAGGATGAAAAGAGATTTGATGTTTTGATTTTAGACTTGGAGATGCCTGGTGTTGATGGATTAACGTGTGCACGAAAGCTTCGCCAGAAAGGAATTAATATTCCTATGATAGCTATGACTGGTCACGCCTTTGAGAGCTATAAAAAGAAGTGTTTTGAAAGTGGTATAGATTACTTTTTGACCAAACCCTTTAAGATAGAAGAGCTGCAGGGTATTTTAGCCAAAATTGTGGCTGGGAAGACACAAAAAGATAGTGATACTTAG
- the tadA gene encoding tRNA adenosine(34) deaminase TadA, producing MDNAFTYFSEYTQTAVLPPGWKSWREIMLKALDQAFDALRNQEVPVGAVLIDTHTGQIIGKGKNSPISLSDPTAHAEITALRMASKIRQNYRLPGTILAVTLEPCLMCLGALVQARIEGLVFGAKDPKAGAICSRVNYKQMDWINHKFWVLGGVLEQECGSLLKSFFALKRKQTDRA from the coding sequence ATGGACAACGCCTTTACTTACTTTTCCGAATACACACAAACTGCAGTCCTTCCTCCAGGCTGGAAGTCGTGGCGAGAGATAATGCTTAAAGCCCTGGACCAGGCCTTTGATGCTCTAAGGAACCAAGAAGTACCCGTTGGAGCTGTGCTCATTGACACACATACAGGCCAAATTATCGGTAAAGGCAAAAATTCTCCTATTAGCTTAAGTGACCCTACTGCCCATGCCGAGATAACGGCCCTGCGCATGGCCAGTAAAATAAGACAAAATTATCGTTTACCCGGTACTATTCTGGCTGTAACCCTAGAGCCCTGTCTAATGTGTCTCGGGGCCCTGGTGCAGGCTCGTATTGAGGGATTGGTATTTGGGGCCAAAGACCCCAAGGCAGGCGCGATATGCTCTCGCGTAAACTATAAGCAAATGGACTGGATTAACCACAAATTTTGGGTGTTGGGCGGCGTCCTGGAACAAGAATGCGGCTCCCTTTTAAAAAGCTTCTTTGCTCTTAAAAGAAAACAGACTGACAGAGCTTAG
- the istA gene encoding IS21 family transposase, with protein MEDWVTIRNLKKKRPDLGTRKIAELLGVSRNTVRRALRSDEYPVYKRESKVNKDLVPFFDFIGESYLIKKQKISVIISNLRSKGFKGSDSSVYRYIRNNLKVERELGKARSFKPYETLPGEQMLYDWSEYSVNLAGNFTKIYVHITILGHSRYRTYNATLSIKQADILDVLEESFHEFGGVCQRIQVDNARVFVDNASVNNFKWNLRFLNFCGFYGVKPTRSLPGHPWSKGKVENPFYYLENHFINNRRFDSFEDFYDKLKEFQQQVNNTLHNSLNKKPYEAYLLEKEHLFELPKTKYVGFKEEFRKVTSDCLISYNGNRYSVPHLYARSEVWIKLYKGIYLHIYSKINKLIAVHKLAPGKGKVIIDKSHYEGYNCKESRETFALSAAKLKNRFNDYNRLEDFILAVKSQKRLNPAYHLYQIRRVFEDYSKEDCITCMEECLKYNVFNFHFVKGYLADKAKIKLDVCNHSINDVVFPKVNVKRPLSEYSL; from the coding sequence ATGGAAGACTGGGTAACCATTAGAAATTTGAAGAAAAAACGTCCTGATTTGGGCACGAGGAAAATTGCTGAGTTATTGGGAGTGTCCAGGAACACGGTAAGGCGGGCTTTAAGGTCGGACGAGTATCCCGTTTATAAGCGGGAAAGCAAGGTTAATAAAGACCTGGTGCCCTTTTTTGATTTTATTGGAGAATCTTATCTTATCAAAAAGCAGAAGATTAGTGTTATTATCAGCAACCTGAGGAGTAAAGGTTTTAAGGGCTCAGATAGCAGTGTTTATAGGTACATTAGAAACAATTTAAAGGTAGAGAGAGAATTGGGAAAAGCTAGAAGTTTCAAGCCTTATGAGACCTTGCCTGGCGAACAGATGCTTTATGACTGGTCTGAATACAGTGTTAATCTTGCCGGAAATTTTACCAAGATATATGTGCATATCACCATTCTTGGCCATAGTAGATACAGGACATACAATGCGACACTTTCTATTAAACAAGCAGACATTCTGGATGTGTTGGAAGAATCTTTTCATGAATTTGGCGGGGTATGTCAGAGAATTCAGGTAGATAATGCCAGAGTATTTGTTGATAACGCTTCGGTTAACAATTTTAAGTGGAATTTACGTTTTTTGAATTTTTGTGGGTTTTACGGAGTAAAGCCCACCCGCTCTCTTCCTGGCCATCCCTGGAGCAAGGGAAAAGTAGAGAATCCATTTTATTATCTTGAAAACCATTTTATCAATAACAGACGATTTGATTCCTTTGAGGATTTTTACGACAAGCTGAAAGAATTTCAACAGCAAGTAAATAACACTCTCCATAACTCCCTGAATAAAAAACCTTATGAAGCCTATTTGCTAGAAAAAGAGCATCTGTTTGAGTTACCTAAAACGAAATATGTTGGTTTTAAAGAAGAATTCCGTAAGGTGACCTCTGATTGTTTGATCTCGTATAATGGCAATCGTTATTCGGTTCCGCATTTATATGCCAGAAGTGAAGTATGGATAAAGCTTTATAAGGGAATATATCTACACATCTACTCTAAAATCAACAAGTTGATAGCGGTCCACAAACTCGCACCAGGTAAGGGCAAAGTAATCATAGATAAAAGCCATTATGAAGGATATAATTGCAAAGAATCTCGGGAGACCTTTGCTCTATCCGCAGCAAAATTAAAAAACAGATTTAATGACTATAACAGATTAGAAGACTTTATACTCGCTGTAAAATCACAGAAAAGATTAAATCCTGCCTATCATCTTTATCAAATAAGGCGTGTTTTTGAAGACTATTCAAAAGAAGACTGTATAACCTGTATGGAGGAATGTCTGAAATATAATGTCTTCAATTTTCATTTTGTAAAAGGCTACCTTGCCGATAAGGCGAAAATCAAACTGGATGTCTGCAATCATTCAATTAATGATGTTGTCTTTCCAAAAGTAAATGTTAAAAGACCATTATCGGAGTATAGCCTATGA
- a CDS encoding metallophosphoesterase family protein translates to MLLAIFSDIHANFTALEKVYQFIQKIKPDLTIFLGDAVGYGASPRECIQLLSEWKGLLAVQGNHDRSVAGDFIGLEGYSPRALASLIWTQKILHQEEKIWLQKLPLRREINNLGFTHASWTKAKSFPYLIHKWQVGANLIRSGPKIVFTGHTHKTQIWTRKNHWNLSRKELCPQKDLILPSKTKILIQSGTVGYLPQSDAAADILLYDTKKQMLRRERISFDPAGELEKIERLIREKNSSKDDNSDYKEIEIPRIL, encoded by the coding sequence ATGCTCTTAGCCATATTTTCTGATATTCACGCAAATTTTACCGCCCTGGAAAAAGTGTATCAATTCATTCAAAAAATAAAACCCGACCTGACTATCTTTTTGGGCGACGCTGTAGGGTACGGGGCAAGTCCCAGGGAATGTATACAGTTACTTTCTGAATGGAAAGGACTGCTGGCTGTTCAAGGCAATCATGACCGAAGCGTGGCCGGAGATTTTATTGGTCTGGAAGGTTATTCTCCACGGGCTCTGGCCAGTCTAATCTGGACGCAAAAAATATTACATCAGGAAGAAAAAATTTGGCTACAGAAACTTCCCCTGCGTAGAGAAATTAATAACCTTGGCTTTACTCATGCATCTTGGACCAAGGCAAAATCTTTTCCTTATCTCATTCACAAATGGCAAGTTGGAGCCAATCTGATCCGATCTGGTCCAAAAATTGTTTTTACCGGGCATACCCATAAAACTCAGATCTGGACCAGAAAAAATCACTGGAATTTATCGAGAAAAGAGCTCTGTCCGCAGAAAGATCTAATTTTGCCATCAAAAACTAAAATCCTGATACAATCCGGCACTGTTGGTTACCTGCCTCAAAGTGATGCAGCTGCGGATATTTTGCTTTACGATACAAAAAAACAGATGCTGCGCCGGGAAAGGATATCCTTTGATCCCGCTGGTGAGCTAGAAAAAATCGAGAGACTTATCCGGGAAAAGAACAGTTCAAAAGATGACAATTCAGACTATAAAGAAATAGAGATCCCCAGAATTTTATAG
- a CDS encoding serine/threonine protein kinase produces MWTPFQNINLSASERPTLQTGDSVLGITIKKVLHQGVFSFLYLGESDGQKFVIKVLKGSTVDGFLSWQNESRFLELEKSDPSPFIWPIKEWEKGLIFPYFPGQDLRTYLQNHSLETSQALNLCAKLVLELSCLHGLGIVHHDLKPENILYHPQTQRMKFIDFGLAWRENWDDFWLETNRPIGTPDYIAPECLQGERGLWQSDVFSIGVLCYELITGRLPFLKAKSKFVSDLRKWIKPAPLSRLKPGLSTKISETIMACLEPKPENRPDLVYLGKIFSPYLKDISSLSPCILGESGHPLFNPGYLAGKPLCIVFIRPDQYAAQILEQSVKLARKNWGILYITFIPNNLIPQEAEIFRIKTFSLLSKVLIKLRQERLIWGLRIIEDVVPSVAAMNMVNKYKPKKILAGNPGRQGLKAIIKPGVVRKIQKSTFKPLLEVTQCS; encoded by the coding sequence ATGTGGACTCCCTTCCAAAATATTAATCTCTCCGCCTCCGAGAGACCAACGCTCCAGACAGGAGATAGTGTCCTGGGCATAACCATAAAAAAGGTACTCCACCAGGGTGTTTTCAGCTTTCTCTATCTGGGTGAATCTGATGGCCAAAAATTTGTGATCAAAGTTTTAAAAGGGAGTACTGTGGACGGATTTTTGTCCTGGCAAAATGAATCACGCTTTCTGGAATTAGAAAAATCTGATCCCTCCCCTTTTATCTGGCCTATAAAAGAATGGGAAAAGGGACTAATTTTTCCCTACTTTCCCGGACAGGATCTGCGCACTTATCTCCAAAACCACTCTTTGGAAACTTCTCAGGCACTAAACTTATGCGCAAAATTAGTTTTGGAATTAAGTTGTCTCCATGGTCTGGGCATAGTCCATCATGATCTCAAACCGGAAAATATTCTCTACCATCCACAGACACAACGAATGAAATTCATTGATTTTGGCCTGGCCTGGCGGGAAAACTGGGATGATTTCTGGTTAGAAACGAACAGGCCAATAGGAACTCCTGACTACATTGCTCCGGAATGCCTGCAAGGAGAACGAGGATTGTGGCAAAGTGATGTTTTTTCCATAGGTGTACTATGCTATGAGCTTATTACAGGCCGGCTACCTTTTCTCAAAGCCAAATCTAAGTTTGTGTCCGACCTTAGAAAATGGATAAAGCCGGCACCACTTAGTAGACTAAAACCTGGGCTATCAACGAAAATATCCGAGACAATTATGGCCTGTCTGGAACCCAAACCTGAAAACAGACCGGACCTGGTCTATCTAGGGAAAATTTTCTCACCATATTTAAAAGATATTTCTTCCCTATCCCCATGCATCCTGGGTGAAAGTGGACATCCACTATTCAATCCCGGATACTTGGCCGGAAAACCACTGTGCATAGTCTTTATCCGACCAGACCAGTATGCTGCCCAGATTTTGGAACAAAGTGTAAAACTTGCCCGCAAAAATTGGGGGATACTTTACATCACCTTTATTCCCAATAACCTTATTCCCCAGGAGGCTGAAATTTTCAGAATTAAAACCTTTTCATTATTGAGCAAGGTATTAATTAAATTAAGACAGGAAAGACTCATCTGGGGATTGCGCATTATTGAAGACGTTGTTCCTTCTGTTGCTGCCATGAACATGGTCAATAAATATAAACCAAAAAAAATTCTGGCTGGAAATCCCGGGCGACAAGGTTTAAAAGCTATTATTAAGCCAGGAGTGGTCAGAAAAATCCAAAAATCTACCTTTAAACCTTTATTGGAAGTAACCCAATGCTCTTAG
- a CDS encoding NUMOD4 domain-containing protein, translating to MAEQEVWKDVKGFEGLYQISNLGRLKNLKTGKFLNPGYKVCLYKNRKCKQYAFHRLVADHFVPNPKNLPIVIHKNCDRSDNRASNLKWIGYTTERYFCNREGYRDNQRET from the coding sequence ATGGCAGAACAAGAAGTTTGGAAAGACGTCAAAGGCTTTGAGGGTCTTTATCAAATTTCAAATTTAGGAAGGCTTAAAAACCTTAAAACAGGTAAGTTCCTTAATCCTGGTTATAAAGTATGTCTCTATAAAAATAGAAAATGTAAGCAATACGCTTTCCACCGTTTAGTAGCTGACCACTTTGTCCCTAACCCTAAAAACCTTCCTATAGTTATCCATAAGAACTGTGATAGGTCAGATAACAGAGCCAGCAATCTTAAATGGATTGGCTATACGACTGAAAGATATTTTTGTAATCGTGAAGGTTATCGGGATAATCAAAGAGAGACTTAG
- a CDS encoding site-specific integrase, protein MRKGNPNHPKKGSSIKVEPIRNIKDIKAIKKLLENKPRDYCLFTLGINTNLRASDLLRITAGQVKDLKPGDEIEIKEKKTGKFRRITLNKACIKAIQKLLKSRQYEDHEPLFIGQRGPLTVPSVTRLVKSWCKAINLKGNYGSHTLRKTFGYQQRVRFNVPLPLLMETFNHSSQKETLNYLCIQEEEIKSIYENEI, encoded by the coding sequence ATGAGAAAAGGCAATCCTAATCACCCAAAGAAAGGTAGTTCAATCAAGGTAGAACCTATCAGAAACATAAAAGACATTAAGGCTATTAAAAAGCTCTTAGAAAATAAGCCTAGAGATTATTGTTTATTCACTCTTGGGATAAATACCAATCTCAGAGCTTCAGACTTATTAAGAATTACTGCTGGCCAGGTTAAAGATTTAAAGCCTGGTGATGAAATAGAGATTAAAGAAAAGAAAACAGGAAAGTTTAGACGTATCACCCTAAATAAGGCTTGTATCAAGGCAATTCAAAAACTGTTAAAATCAAGACAATATGAAGACCATGAACCATTATTCATAGGTCAAAGAGGGCCATTAACTGTTCCTTCTGTTACAAGACTAGTTAAAAGCTGGTGCAAAGCAATTAACTTGAAGGGCAATTATGGGAGTCATACGTTGAGAAAGACCTTTGGCTATCAGCAAAGAGTTAGGTTTAATGTTCCTCTTCCTTTACTGATGGAAACCTTCAACCACTCCAGCCAAAAGGAAACTTTAAATTACCTTTGTATCCAAGAAGAAGAAATAAAGTCTATTTATGAAAATGAAATTTAA
- the istB gene encoding IS21-like element helper ATPase IstB gives MKLATDNISKSIKEYCKLLSLPVVADCYETEAENAVKTKSSYQEYLYKVLQNQIIVRMDNSINAKIKKAKFPFIKTIEEFDFSFQPSIDEKLIRELANLNFLSHAKNIIFVGPPGVGKTHLSVAIGIKVAKARKRVLFFTAEELINQLISAELSKKLPTYIDSLSRIDLLIIDELGYLEIGKHAASLFFKLISKRYEKTSTIVTTNKPFDEWGDIFGDEVVAAAILDRLLHHSYPFLIQGKSYRVKELFDKKQK, from the coding sequence ATGAAACTAGCAACAGACAATATCTCCAAAAGTATAAAAGAATATTGTAAACTTCTATCTTTGCCTGTTGTTGCTGACTGTTATGAAACAGAGGCAGAAAATGCTGTCAAAACCAAAAGCTCTTATCAAGAATATCTGTATAAAGTCCTTCAAAATCAGATAATTGTAAGAATGGACAACTCAATAAACGCAAAGATTAAAAAGGCAAAATTTCCATTTATTAAAACCATTGAAGAGTTTGATTTCAGTTTTCAGCCCAGTATAGACGAAAAACTTATTCGTGAACTGGCCAATCTGAATTTTCTGAGTCACGCAAAGAATATTATCTTTGTGGGGCCTCCTGGCGTAGGAAAAACACATCTGTCTGTAGCTATCGGCATCAAAGTGGCCAAAGCAAGAAAAAGAGTTCTGTTTTTTACCGCCGAAGAACTTATTAACCAGCTAATATCAGCTGAACTCTCCAAAAAATTGCCAACTTATATTGACTCCTTATCCAGAATAGACCTCTTAATCATAGACGAATTGGGCTACCTTGAAATAGGCAAACACGCTGCCTCTCTATTCTTTAAGCTCATTTCAAAAAGGTACGAAAAGACTTCAACCATAGTCACTACTAATAAACCCTTTGATGAATGGGGAGATATCTTCGGAGATGAAGTCGTAGCTGCCGCCATCCTTGATAGGCTGCTACACCACTCCTACCCCTTTCTTATTCAGGGTAAAAGTTACAGAGTGAAAGAGTTATTCGATAAAAAACAAAAATAA
- a CDS encoding site-specific integrase, producing the protein MSSITKSPSYLIRNSSSYCFRLVIPKDLRPIICKTELRYSLRTGSLSIAKHRARLMASYVHRLFIELRSKKVLFLRNQELNKKTINESLKKYFKKVLEEDEEYRVSIRRIKTLDNIEEETYCFLRTDAMEDLAKCIHKKGEDILKFALEEEVSLDENSLLFKLGALLNNLVNSSDNLQQEEFESIKLSKLIDKYVAEKKRTNAWCERSLKENPKILKILIEVLGDIKASQINHSTMNKFKETLLKLPKKRETNKKYKNKTIKEIIQMDIPDEEKLHITTINKIFDHTSSLFNYAVRHGYMKENYAKGLKLREKNKKDKRQPFTDEDLYKIFHFEDYVNGNFGKPYMYWIPILALMTGARLEELAQLHKEDIKKIDDIWVIDINSNGEKKLKTLASERKVPIHPFLIKELGFIDFIKSVKHDRLFPELRKIEGRYGHYITKWFGRLRKKLNIQENKTFHSFRHTFINTAKQKGINDTKLKEVVGHSVKDITMGHYAKRFKPEILLKDVILKVGLEKHIAHLAKKSL; encoded by the coding sequence ATGTCTTCTATTACCAAATCCCCTTCTTATTTAATCCGTAATAGCTCTTCTTATTGCTTCCGTTTAGTTATTCCTAAGGATTTAAGACCTATTATCTGTAAAACAGAACTAAGGTATTCTTTAAGAACTGGAAGTTTATCTATTGCAAAACATCGAGCTAGATTGATGGCCAGCTATGTTCATCGTTTATTCATAGAATTGAGAAGCAAGAAAGTCTTATTTTTGAGAAATCAAGAATTAAACAAAAAAACAATAAATGAAAGTTTGAAAAAATATTTTAAAAAAGTTCTTGAAGAAGACGAAGAATATAGGGTTTCAATAAGGAGAATTAAGACTTTAGATAACATTGAAGAAGAAACATATTGTTTTTTACGTACTGACGCTATGGAAGATTTAGCAAAATGTATTCATAAAAAAGGTGAAGACATTTTAAAATTTGCTCTTGAAGAAGAAGTAAGTCTTGATGAAAATTCTTTACTGTTTAAATTAGGTGCACTTTTAAACAATCTAGTTAATTCAAGTGATAATTTACAGCAAGAAGAGTTTGAAAGTATAAAACTATCTAAGTTGATTGATAAATATGTAGCAGAAAAGAAAAGAACAAATGCATGGTGTGAAAGAAGTTTAAAAGAAAATCCTAAAATTTTGAAAATTTTGATTGAAGTTTTAGGAGATATAAAGGCTAGTCAAATCAACCATAGTACAATGAATAAGTTTAAAGAGACTTTGCTTAAACTACCAAAAAAGAGAGAAACAAATAAAAAATACAAAAATAAAACAATCAAAGAAATAATACAAATGGACATTCCAGATGAAGAAAAACTACATATTACAACAATAAACAAAATTTTTGACCATACATCTAGCTTATTTAACTATGCAGTTAGACATGGTTATATGAAAGAAAATTACGCAAAAGGTTTAAAATTAAGAGAAAAAAACAAAAAAGATAAGAGACAACCCTTTACTGATGAAGATTTATATAAAATCTTCCATTTTGAAGATTATGTTAATGGCAATTTTGGAAAGCCTTATATGTATTGGATACCAATATTAGCCTTAATGACTGGGGCCAGGCTTGAAGAACTTGCCCAGCTACACAAAGAGGACATCAAAAAAATAGATGATATTTGGGTTATAGATATAAATTCAAATGGTGAGAAAAAATTAAAAACCTTAGCCTCAGAAAGAAAAGTGCCCATTCATCCTTTTTTAATAAAGGAACTAGGTTTTATTGATTTTATCAAATCAGTTAAGCATGACAGGTTATTTCCTGAATTAAGAAAGATAGAAGGAAGATATGGCCACTATATAACTAAATGGTTTGGCAGGTTAAGAAAGAAATTGAATATTCAAGAAAATAAAACATTCCATAGCTTCAGACATACATTTATAAACACAGCTAAACAAAAAGGTATTAATGATACTAAGCTAAAAGAAGTTGTTGGACATTCAGTTAAAGATATAACTATGGGACACTATGCTAAAAGATTTAAACCTGAAATATTACTAAAAGATGTTATTTTGAAGGTGGGCCTTGAAAAGCATATTGCTCATTTAGCTAAAAAATCGCTTTAA
- a CDS encoding phosphoribosylformylglycinamidine synthase subunit PurQ → MSKVKVLVITGYGTNCERESAYAAQKAGAEQVDICFFSDLVAEKLFLSDYNFLIFPGGFLDGDDLGAAQAAALRWKYTKTSSGISLQEELQKFYSSGKLILGICNGFQLLVKLGLLPAIDGNYFQRQVSLSYNDSARFEDRWVALKCNQNSPCVFTKGLDYLYLPVRHGEGKIVAKDEHILKKLEENNLIALQYVHPLSKEPTQEYPYNPNGSPLAIAGLTDPSGHILGLMPHPEAYNHPTNHPSWTRNVSATLGTELIANGVKYLSNKAS, encoded by the coding sequence ATGTCCAAAGTAAAAGTTTTGGTGATTACCGGATATGGTACCAATTGTGAACGTGAATCCGCCTACGCGGCCCAAAAAGCCGGTGCAGAGCAGGTAGATATCTGCTTTTTTTCTGACCTTGTAGCAGAAAAACTTTTTTTATCGGATTATAACTTTCTCATTTTCCCCGGAGGCTTTTTAGATGGAGATGATCTGGGCGCGGCACAGGCCGCGGCCTTACGCTGGAAATATACCAAAACCAGCTCAGGGATCTCTCTACAGGAAGAACTGCAAAAATTTTACTCTTCGGGAAAACTTATTTTAGGTATTTGCAACGGATTCCAGCTTTTGGTCAAACTTGGCCTCTTGCCTGCCATTGACGGAAATTATTTCCAGCGTCAGGTCAGTTTAAGTTATAATGATTCCGCACGCTTTGAAGATCGCTGGGTTGCTTTGAAATGCAATCAAAATTCTCCCTGTGTTTTTACTAAGGGTCTGGATTATCTTTATCTGCCTGTCCGCCACGGAGAAGGAAAGATTGTGGCCAAAGATGAGCATATTTTGAAAAAATTAGAAGAAAATAACCTTATCGCCCTGCAATACGTTCATCCCTTGAGCAAAGAGCCTACTCAAGAATATCCATACAACCCAAATGGCTCACCTTTAGCCATTGCTGGTCTGACTGACCCATCCGGGCATATATTGGGTCTTATGCCACATCCAGAAGCCTATAATCATCCTACTAACCATCCTAGCTGGACCAGAAATGTAAGCGCCACCTTGGGAACAGAGCTTATTGCTAACGGAGTGAAGTACTTGAGTAATAAAGCTAGTTGA